A stretch of Saccharothrix texasensis DNA encodes these proteins:
- a CDS encoding DivIVA domain-containing protein encodes MAGFDARQHLPAHPAPLLGAQDLRQVAFHRPPPGQPGYDEGQVDTFLDRIEATLLGRDDVTEQDVREVRFRPSRPGYYAAEVDAFMDLVAETLGSTPQRRQATAPAQGAHATSTGMRPAARLTPQDVRGVRFHKPRPGNRGYHEGEIDAFLDRIENTLAGRDDLTAREVQDFEFSFAPPGRVGYDEDDVDTFLDLVVVTLERMPPRAVPPVSSVAPAPLASSSAPAAFAPPASPTRPASLASPASPASPASPASPAPLVRPRPGPGTRPLTARDVRTAAFGKPPRGRRGYQESQVDKFLDRIENTLLGQDDLTAREVREVRFSRPMFGRRGYDETEVDAFLARVEKQLGDGPPRLEEIPPITSWKQLRSIKIPVAGPAQRGYRTSQVDRVLEEVGIALDGMLGASSEEVATAKFATSLMAGQGYDCAFVDELMPLLAAELRRRNR; translated from the coding sequence GTGGCCGGGTTCGACGCTCGCCAGCACCTGCCGGCACATCCGGCGCCGCTGTTGGGCGCGCAGGATCTGCGGCAGGTCGCCTTCCACCGCCCCCCGCCCGGCCAGCCCGGGTACGACGAGGGGCAGGTGGACACCTTCCTGGACCGCATCGAGGCGACGCTCCTCGGCCGTGACGACGTCACCGAGCAGGACGTGCGGGAGGTGCGGTTCAGACCCTCGCGGCCCGGCTACTACGCGGCCGAGGTCGACGCGTTCATGGACCTGGTGGCCGAGACGCTCGGCTCGACGCCCCAGCGGCGCCAGGCCACCGCCCCCGCGCAGGGCGCGCACGCCACGTCGACCGGGATGCGCCCGGCGGCCCGGCTGACGCCGCAGGACGTGCGCGGCGTGCGGTTCCACAAGCCCAGACCGGGGAACCGGGGCTACCACGAGGGCGAGATCGACGCGTTCCTCGACCGGATCGAGAACACCCTGGCGGGTCGTGACGACCTGACCGCCCGGGAAGTGCAGGACTTCGAGTTCAGCTTCGCCCCGCCGGGACGGGTGGGGTACGACGAGGACGACGTGGACACGTTCCTCGACCTCGTCGTGGTGACGTTGGAGCGGATGCCGCCCCGGGCCGTGCCGCCGGTCTCCTCGGTCGCACCCGCTCCCCTCGCCTCCTCTTCGGCTCCCGCCGCGTTCGCTCCTCCCGCTTCCCCCACCCGCCCTGCCTCCCTCGCCTCTCCCGCTTCTCCCGCTTCTCCCGCTTCTCCCGCTTCCCCTGCGCCTCTGGTGCGGCCTCGTCCCGGTCCCGGCACGCGCCCGTTGACCGCTCGTGACGTCCGCACCGCCGCCTTCGGCAAGCCGCCGCGCGGCCGGCGCGGCTACCAGGAGTCGCAGGTCGACAAGTTCCTGGACCGGATCGAGAACACGCTGCTCGGGCAGGACGACCTGACCGCCCGCGAGGTCCGCGAGGTCCGGTTCAGCCGGCCCATGTTCGGCCGGCGCGGGTACGACGAGACCGAGGTGGACGCGTTCCTGGCGCGGGTGGAGAAGCAGTTGGGCGACGGACCGCCGCGGCTCGAGGAGATCCCGCCGATCACGTCGTGGAAGCAGCTGCGGTCGATCAAGATCCCGGTGGCCGGGCCGGCGCAGCGCGGGTACCGGACGTCGCAGGTGGACCGGGTGCTGGAGGAGGTCGGCATCGCGCTCGACGGCATGCTCGGCGCGTCGTCGGAGGAGGTGGCGACGGCGAAGTTCGCCACGTCGTTGATGGCGGGCCAGGGCTACGACTGCGCGTTCGTCGACGAGCTGATGCCCCTGCTCGCCGCCGAGCTCCGCCGCCGCAACCGCTGA